From a single Pseudoalteromonas nigrifaciens genomic region:
- a CDS encoding TonB-dependent receptor domain-containing protein — translation MLNKTALGVAISAALSFSVSATVQPIEKITVTANKFEQPISNVLASVSVIDRADIEKSNVRDLPSLLASQAGFQINSNGGFGQNSGVSLRGSGSRHTLILIDGVRVGSATLGYKGISNIALNTIERIEVVKGSRAAVYGSDALAGVINIITRKADNIRLDATFGSNAYQSYQMAGGTNINDLSASFNAGIEKTDGFDVLQNHAPDEDAYENKNIGFNIAYNDDYLGKLTVQTQYNEGYARYDNQYSAADSSDESNDFENYQVSLGWNKSYENQIHHIAFAFSSDSQDNTSEGVVSMYETKRNQIDYTGQYIVSDELNINGGLNWYKDKIETNAGNYDKDSREVFAGFLGAYYDDNTVLANIAVRQDHDQQFGDKTTYTAAVGYHLNKFATFRASQSTGFKSPTFNDIYFPGSGNPDLKPETSENKELGLLLSYQDIALEVSIFRNDFDNKIAWAPTPAGPWQPTNINEARHEGIEFSFSQQLMGFEHAFNFTYLSAEDLETGQELAYVSKNTFNWSLNKGWGDFDAGIDLQYRGDRKGKLTDLSSYTLWNLVGNYQATEQLSFSLRVENLFDKQYDEVDAYGIDLDGDYINDEFYYYNTADRRLFIGAAYQF, via the coding sequence ATGTTAAATAAAACCGCTCTAGGTGTGGCAATTTCGGCTGCACTTTCATTTTCAGTATCTGCTACAGTGCAACCAATCGAAAAAATTACCGTTACAGCTAATAAATTCGAACAACCTATTAGTAATGTGCTGGCCAGTGTTAGCGTAATTGACCGTGCTGATATTGAAAAAAGTAATGTGCGAGACTTACCTAGTTTGTTGGCTTCTCAAGCTGGTTTTCAAATTAACTCAAATGGTGGCTTTGGCCAAAATTCAGGTGTTTCGCTACGCGGTTCAGGTTCACGCCATACCCTTATTTTAATTGATGGTGTTAGAGTCGGCTCGGCTACTCTTGGCTATAAAGGTATTAGTAATATTGCCCTTAATACTATTGAGCGTATTGAAGTTGTTAAAGGTTCTCGCGCTGCTGTTTATGGCTCAGATGCCTTAGCTGGGGTGATTAATATTATTACTCGTAAAGCTGATAATATTCGCTTAGATGCTACTTTTGGCAGCAATGCTTATCAAAGCTACCAAATGGCGGGTGGAACAAATATAAATGATTTAAGTGCATCATTTAACGCTGGAATTGAAAAAACCGATGGTTTTGATGTACTGCAAAACCATGCACCAGATGAAGACGCTTATGAGAACAAAAATATTGGCTTCAATATCGCTTATAACGATGACTATTTAGGCAAGCTAACCGTACAAACTCAGTATAATGAAGGTTATGCTCGTTATGATAATCAGTACAGTGCAGCAGACAGCAGTGATGAAAGTAATGATTTTGAAAACTACCAAGTATCATTAGGGTGGAATAAAAGCTACGAAAATCAAATACACCATATAGCATTCGCATTTTCTAGCGATAGCCAAGATAACACCAGTGAAGGTGTGGTTAGTATGTACGAAACTAAGCGAAATCAAATTGATTATACTGGGCAGTATATTGTCTCAGATGAGCTTAATATTAATGGTGGCTTGAACTGGTACAAAGATAAAATCGAAACCAACGCAGGTAATTATGATAAAGATAGCCGTGAGGTTTTTGCTGGCTTTTTAGGTGCGTATTACGATGATAATACGGTTTTAGCTAATATCGCAGTTCGCCAAGATCATGACCAACAATTTGGTGATAAAACCACGTATACAGCAGCGGTAGGTTATCATTTAAATAAGTTTGCTACGTTTAGAGCAAGTCAAAGCACGGGCTTTAAATCGCCTACCTTTAATGATATTTATTTTCCAGGTTCAGGTAACCCAGACCTAAAACCAGAAACGTCTGAGAATAAAGAATTAGGTTTGTTGTTAAGTTATCAAGATATTGCTTTAGAAGTGTCTATTTTCCGTAATGATTTTGACAATAAAATAGCGTGGGCACCAACACCTGCAGGCCCTTGGCAGCCAACAAATATAAACGAAGCGCGCCATGAAGGCATTGAGTTTAGCTTTTCGCAACAACTAATGGGTTTTGAGCATGCATTTAACTTCACTTACTTATCTGCAGAAGATTTAGAAACGGGCCAAGAGTTAGCTTATGTATCAAAAAATACCTTTAACTGGTCTTTAAATAAAGGGTGGGGAGATTTTGATGCGGGTATCGATTTGCAGTATCGTGGCGATAGGAAAGGTAAATTAACAGATTTATCTTCATATACATTATGGAACCTAGTCGGTAACTATCAAGCAACTGAGCAGTTAAGCTTTTCTTTACGGGTCGAAAACCTGTTTGATAAGCAGTACGATGAAGTTGATGCCTATGGTATTGATTTAGATGGCGATTATATAAATGATGAATTTTATTACTATAACACCGCTGACCGACGCTTATTTATTGGTGCTGCATACCAGTTTTAA
- a CDS encoding YajQ family cyclic di-GMP-binding protein, whose protein sequence is MPSFDIVSEVEMNEAKNAVDNANRELETRFDFRGVDASIELNDKVIKLKAEADSQVIQLFDILASKISKRGMDVSSLELQDISRAGKNVFRNVGLKQGIEKEMAKKIVKAIKDSKVKVQAAIQGEEVRVTGKKRDDLQEAMQVVRSADLGQPFQFKNFRD, encoded by the coding sequence ATGCCTTCATTTGATATTGTATCTGAAGTAGAAATGAACGAAGCTAAAAACGCAGTTGATAATGCAAACCGTGAACTAGAAACTCGCTTTGACTTTAGAGGAGTTGATGCATCGATTGAGCTAAATGATAAAGTAATTAAGCTTAAAGCCGAAGCTGACTCTCAGGTTATACAATTATTTGATATTTTAGCGAGTAAAATTTCTAAGCGTGGTATGGATGTATCAAGCCTTGAATTGCAAGATATTAGCCGAGCGGGTAAAAATGTTTTTCGTAACGTTGGTTTAAAGCAAGGTATTGAAAAAGAGATGGCTAAAAAAATAGTTAAAGCCATTAAAGATTCAAAAGTTAAAGTACAAGCCGCCATTCAAGGCGAAGAAGTACGCGTAACGGGTAAAAAGCGAGATGATCTTCAAGAAGCTATGCAAGTAGTACGCAGCGCCGATTTAGGCCAGCCATTTCAGTTTAAAAACTTCCGCGATTAA
- a CDS encoding VanZ family protein, with product MTRRVYQAIFLISIVVFTFLFAKEIKGVGNLFPHVDKVAHFGIFFILAIIMDKAFKLPLYAQILLLAGYGAAIEIMQDALPYRQASIADFIADFAGAASYFIIKAILTPRKKNSHG from the coding sequence GTGACAAGGCGTGTTTATCAAGCAATTTTTTTAATTAGTATTGTGGTGTTTACCTTTTTATTTGCGAAAGAAATAAAAGGGGTTGGCAACCTGTTTCCTCATGTTGATAAAGTAGCCCACTTTGGGATATTTTTCATCCTTGCCATAATAATGGATAAAGCGTTTAAACTCCCTTTATACGCACAAATACTTTTATTAGCCGGTTACGGTGCTGCAATAGAAATAATGCAAGACGCACTTCCATATAGGCAAGCATCAATCGCAGATTTTATTGCAGATTTTGCCGGCGCAGCAAGCTACTTTATAATCAAAGCAATTTTAACCCCACGTAAAAAGAACTCTCATGGCTAA
- a CDS encoding ketopantoate reductase family protein, translating into MAKILIIGDGAIGLLLAHFLSAQHSVSVLTRKSTSNTRFYSSDNSASQKINASFISLNELNSLPKFDVFLFTVKAFQVQSAFAQIKQFLPQHCSVVLSHNGMGNVEQLKCELNEHQALYFLTTSMAGFKSNQYIVQHTGNGQSIIGGCNNLGVKNSKIMADQLTAIPLLNASMNIEQLRFNKLLVNIAINPLSALHNIKNGQLREPQYCSIIINLLTEACNIAKAKNLDVTLINALSSAYDVMARTAENFSSMQQDVAHNRATEIMAICGYISEQGKLHNIKTPFNDELLAKIAAKKSAV; encoded by the coding sequence ATGGCTAAAATTCTTATTATTGGCGACGGCGCAATAGGCTTATTATTAGCCCACTTTTTAAGTGCGCAGCATAGTGTAAGCGTGTTAACCCGAAAAAGTACGAGTAACACTCGCTTTTACAGTAGTGACAACAGTGCTTCACAAAAAATAAATGCCTCTTTTATTTCATTAAATGAGCTTAATAGTTTACCTAAATTTGATGTGTTTTTATTTACGGTAAAAGCCTTTCAAGTGCAAAGCGCATTTGCACAAATAAAACAGTTTTTGCCTCAGCATTGCTCTGTTGTGCTTTCGCATAACGGGATGGGTAATGTAGAGCAGTTAAAATGTGAGCTCAATGAACACCAAGCGCTTTATTTTTTAACAACGAGTATGGCTGGGTTTAAATCAAACCAATATATAGTACAGCACACTGGTAATGGGCAAAGTATAATTGGCGGATGTAACAACTTAGGTGTTAAAAATAGCAAAATTATGGCGGATCAATTAACCGCGATCCCCCTTTTAAATGCGTCTATGAATATTGAGCAGCTACGTTTTAATAAGTTATTAGTTAACATAGCAATAAATCCGCTAAGTGCGCTACATAACATTAAAAATGGTCAGTTGCGCGAGCCTCAATATTGCTCAATTATAATTAACCTACTAACCGAAGCATGTAATATTGCTAAGGCAAAAAACCTTGATGTAACGTTAATCAATGCACTGAGCAGTGCGTATGATGTGATGGCACGTACCGCAGAAAACTTCTCATCTATGCAACAAGATGTTGCTCACAATAGAGCAACCGAAATAATGGCGATTTGTGGGTACATTAGCGAGCAAGGTAAGCTTCATAATATTAAAACCCCTTTTAACGATGAACTTTTAGCTAAAATTGCAGCAAAAAAAAGCGCGGTATAA
- the thiI gene encoding tRNA uracil 4-sulfurtransferase ThiI produces the protein MLKFIVKLHPEIAIKSRSVRKRFTKVLENNIKIVLRRIDEKVQVRNNWDNISVVTLLEGEQTRATFIDSLARIPGIVQFIEVTETSFETLDDIYKKTIELVGHTIEGKTFCVRAKRIGKHDFTSTELERYVGGGLNQHVAGASVKLSHPEVTIRLEIKDEKAYIVSHTHLGMAGFPLPTQEDVLSLMSGGFDSGVASYQMIRKGARTHFLFFNLGGAAHEIGVKQASYYLWNKYSSTHKVKFITVDFEPVVAEILENIENSQMGVVLKRMMMRAGSKVAEKLNIQALVTGESIGQVSSQTLANLSVIDRVTETLILRPLIQHDKQEIINIARQIGTAEMAETMPEYCGVISKKPTVKAKIEVIKAEEEKFDFDILNTVIENARVMDVRDIDVEAKQELKEAESVADLPAGAVVVDIRSPEEEEAAPLEIDSIEVVHLPFFRLATKFGDLPKDQDYYLYCDRGVMSQLQALILHEQGFTTVKVYRP, from the coding sequence ATGCTTAAATTTATCGTCAAACTACATCCTGAAATTGCCATCAAAAGCCGCTCGGTTCGTAAACGCTTTACCAAAGTGTTAGAAAATAACATTAAGATTGTACTGCGCCGTATTGACGAAAAAGTACAAGTTAGAAACAACTGGGACAATATCTCAGTAGTTACCCTACTTGAAGGTGAGCAAACACGTGCCACTTTTATTGATAGCCTAGCGCGAATTCCGGGTATTGTGCAGTTTATAGAAGTAACCGAAACGAGCTTTGAAACGCTTGACGATATTTATAAAAAAACCATTGAATTAGTTGGTCACACCATTGAAGGTAAAACGTTTTGTGTACGCGCTAAACGTATTGGTAAGCATGACTTTACTTCAACGGAGTTAGAGCGTTATGTGGGCGGTGGACTAAATCAGCATGTTGCCGGTGCAAGCGTAAAGCTAAGCCACCCAGAAGTAACGATACGCCTTGAAATAAAAGACGAGAAAGCTTACATAGTATCGCATACTCACCTTGGCATGGCAGGCTTCCCGCTGCCAACACAAGAAGATGTACTATCGCTTATGTCTGGCGGTTTTGATTCGGGTGTAGCCAGTTATCAAATGATCCGCAAAGGCGCTCGTACGCACTTTTTGTTTTTCAATTTAGGGGGTGCGGCGCACGAAATTGGTGTTAAACAAGCGAGCTACTACTTATGGAATAAATACAGCTCAACTCATAAAGTTAAATTTATTACCGTTGATTTTGAACCAGTAGTAGCAGAAATATTAGAGAATATTGAAAACAGCCAAATGGGTGTGGTGCTTAAACGCATGATGATGCGTGCAGGCAGTAAAGTGGCCGAAAAATTAAATATTCAAGCCTTGGTAACCGGTGAAAGTATTGGTCAGGTTTCTAGCCAAACATTAGCAAATTTAAGTGTCATTGACCGCGTAACCGAAACCCTTATTTTACGCCCGTTAATTCAACACGATAAACAAGAAATTATTAATATTGCACGTCAAATTGGTACGGCCGAAATGGCCGAAACGATGCCGGAATACTGTGGTGTTATTTCTAAAAAGCCAACTGTTAAAGCTAAAATAGAAGTAATAAAAGCAGAAGAAGAGAAGTTCGACTTTGATATTCTTAATACCGTAATAGAAAACGCACGAGTAATGGATGTGCGCGATATTGATGTAGAAGCTAAGCAGGAACTAAAAGAAGCTGAGTCGGTTGCCGATTTACCAGCTGGTGCAGTGGTGGTTGATATTCGCTCTCCAGAGGAAGAAGAAGCAGCACCACTGGAAATTGATTCTATAGAAGTGGTGCATTTGCCGTTTTTTCGCTTAGCAACTAAGTTTGGTGATTTACCAAAAGATCAAGACTATTACTTGTATTGCGATAGAGGTGTAATGAGCCAGTTACAAGCGCTTATTCTACACGAACAAGGCTTTACTACGGTAAAGGTATATCGCCCGTAA
- a CDS encoding TetR/AcrR family transcriptional regulator — translation MNTKDKIIHTSISLFNEHGERAISTNHIASHLNMSPGNLYYHFKNKEDIIRHIFALYSEHLSTHFKPINKNDDAFSQLTVYLDSLFELMWRYHFFYDNLGDILARDTQLKQAYINFQLELLEQVRKIILGLRDSEMIAINEQDALELAHTLKLTVSFWTPYIKARRLSGALAEQDIYHGILKVLTLFRAYSTDKSSDKMNQLREKYTQLAHSAPSIPAALSS, via the coding sequence ATGAATACCAAGGATAAAATAATACACACCAGTATTTCATTGTTTAATGAGCATGGTGAGCGAGCGATATCAACTAATCATATAGCCTCGCATTTAAACATGAGCCCGGGTAATCTTTACTACCATTTTAAAAATAAAGAAGACATTATTCGCCATATTTTTGCGCTGTATAGTGAGCACTTGAGCACTCACTTTAAACCTATAAACAAAAATGATGATGCATTTAGTCAGTTAACGGTATATTTAGATTCGCTATTTGAACTGATGTGGCGCTACCACTTTTTTTACGACAATTTAGGCGATATTTTGGCGCGAGATACGCAGCTTAAGCAGGCTTATATTAATTTTCAACTAGAGCTGTTAGAGCAGGTGCGTAAAATAATACTTGGTTTACGTGATAGTGAAATGATTGCGATTAATGAGCAAGATGCGCTCGAACTTGCACATACGCTTAAATTAACAGTTAGTTTTTGGACCCCTTATATTAAAGCCCGCAGGCTCAGTGGCGCACTTGCCGAGCAAGATATTTATCATGGTATTTTAAAAGTATTAACTTTATTTAGAGCCTACAGCACAGATAAAAGTAGCGATAAAATGAACCAGTTACGCGAAAAATACACGCAACTTGCTCACTCAGCCCCAAGTATTCCGGCTGCTCTTAGTTCCTAG
- the coaD gene encoding pantetheine-phosphate adenylyltransferase → MKITAIYPGTFDPLTNGHTDLIQRASKMFDTVIVAIAHNPSKQPCFSLDERVALANTLLTHIDNVKVIGFSGLLADLARDHNANVLIRGIRAVSDFDYEFQLANMNRRLNPDLESVFLTPSERNSFISSTLVKEVARHNGDVSEFVDPIVMAALNKKLGCSYSK, encoded by the coding sequence ATGAAAATCACTGCAATTTATCCAGGTACTTTTGATCCGCTAACTAACGGACACACAGATCTAATTCAACGTGCCTCAAAGATGTTTGATACTGTTATCGTTGCTATTGCTCATAACCCCAGTAAACAGCCTTGCTTTAGCCTTGATGAGCGTGTAGCTCTAGCTAATACTCTTTTAACTCATATAGATAATGTAAAAGTGATAGGATTTTCAGGTTTACTTGCTGATTTGGCACGCGATCACAATGCTAATGTATTAATTAGAGGCATAAGAGCGGTTTCTGATTTTGATTATGAATTTCAGCTAGCGAATATGAATCGACGCCTAAACCCAGATTTAGAAAGTGTATTTTTAACCCCGTCAGAGCGAAATTCGTTTATTTCGTCAACCTTAGTAAAAGAAGTGGCACGCCATAATGGTGATGTAAGCGAATTTGTAGACCCTATTGTAATGGCTGCACTTAATAAAAAGCTAGGTTGCAGCTACAGTAAATAA
- the argH gene encoding argininosuccinate lyase, with translation MALWGGRFSTGPDEAFKQFNDSLPFDYQLAEQDIIGSVAWAGALEQVNVLSSDEHQELVAALYQLLEEVKADPQAVATSGAEDIHSHVEAALIEKVGDLAKKLHTGRSRNDQVATDFRLWCRDTADHILKAIAQLKAEFVALAERELGTILPGYTHLQRAQPVLFSHWCMAYVEMLERDESRLQDAKARMNFCPLGSGALAGTAYPIDRQALAQGLGFTGATKNSLDGVSDRDFVVELLSCASISMIHLSRMSEDLIFYNSGEAGFIELADNVTSGSSLMPQKKNPDALELIRGKTGRVFGAFSAMMMTLKALPLAYNKDMQEDKEGIFDAMPTWLACIHMAQACIKGIKVKGERTLAAAKGGHANATELADYLVAKGVPFREGHHIVGVLVQLAISEGKTLEDLSLEQYKSVSDVFADDVYPVLEIDACIKARQALGGTSIEQVTSAIKAAKKKQQITVRDANLDDVESIAKLVQHWATVGENLPRAKSDMVHSINEFAVTEINGKVSGCASLYIYDTGLAEIRSLGIDPQSAVSGQGRQLVEHLLAKAKKLALNRVIVLTRVPDFFEKQRFSFCTKESLPEKVMKDCELCLRKENCDEVAMEYILKLSNKAEIPCKFVA, from the coding sequence ATGGCATTATGGGGCGGGCGTTTTTCTACGGGTCCAGACGAGGCGTTTAAGCAATTTAACGACTCTCTTCCTTTCGATTATCAATTAGCAGAGCAAGATATAATAGGCTCTGTTGCATGGGCTGGTGCACTTGAGCAAGTTAATGTGTTATCAAGTGACGAGCACCAAGAGTTAGTTGCAGCATTGTACCAATTGCTTGAAGAAGTAAAAGCAGATCCACAAGCGGTAGCAACTTCAGGCGCAGAAGATATTCATTCTCATGTTGAAGCTGCGTTAATCGAAAAAGTAGGTGATTTAGCTAAAAAATTACATACAGGGCGCAGCCGTAATGACCAAGTAGCCACCGATTTTAGATTGTGGTGTCGCGACACTGCCGATCATATTTTAAAAGCTATTGCTCAGTTAAAGGCTGAGTTTGTTGCATTAGCAGAGCGTGAACTGGGGACTATTTTACCTGGTTATACGCATTTACAACGTGCACAGCCGGTGTTGTTTAGTCACTGGTGTATGGCTTACGTAGAAATGCTAGAGCGTGATGAAAGCCGCTTGCAAGATGCTAAAGCGCGGATGAACTTTTGCCCACTGGGCAGTGGTGCATTAGCCGGTACGGCTTATCCAATTGATCGTCAAGCATTGGCACAAGGTTTAGGCTTTACAGGAGCCACTAAAAATAGCCTTGATGGCGTATCTGATCGTGATTTTGTAGTAGAGCTATTAAGTTGTGCGTCTATTTCGATGATTCACTTATCGCGTATGTCAGAAGATCTTATTTTTTATAACTCAGGCGAAGCCGGATTTATAGAGCTTGCAGATAATGTGACATCGGGCTCGTCGTTAATGCCACAAAAAAAGAATCCAGATGCACTGGAACTAATTCGTGGTAAAACCGGACGTGTTTTTGGTGCTTTTAGCGCCATGATGATGACGCTAAAAGCATTGCCACTTGCTTATAATAAAGATATGCAAGAAGACAAAGAAGGCATATTTGATGCTATGCCAACGTGGCTTGCCTGTATTCATATGGCACAAGCGTGTATTAAAGGCATTAAAGTCAAAGGCGAACGTACACTTGCAGCGGCAAAAGGTGGCCACGCAAATGCAACTGAGCTTGCCGACTACTTGGTAGCTAAGGGCGTACCTTTTAGAGAAGGACACCATATTGTAGGTGTGCTAGTACAATTGGCCATTAGTGAAGGTAAAACGCTGGAAGACTTATCGCTTGAGCAATACAAATCGGTAAGTGATGTATTTGCAGATGATGTTTATCCGGTACTAGAGATTGACGCCTGTATTAAAGCGCGTCAAGCACTTGGCGGAACATCAATTGAACAAGTAACCAGCGCTATTAAAGCAGCGAAAAAAAAACAGCAAATAACGGTTCGTGATGCTAATTTAGACGATGTCGAATCGATTGCTAAGCTAGTTCAACATTGGGCTACGGTAGGCGAAAACCTACCACGCGCTAAAAGTGATATGGTGCACTCGATTAACGAATTTGCTGTAACCGAAATTAACGGCAAAGTATCGGGGTGTGCCTCACTGTACATTTACGACACAGGTTTGGCGGAAATACGTTCTTTGGGTATAGACCCACAAAGCGCAGTGTCAGGACAAGGGCGGCAGTTAGTTGAACATTTATTAGCGAAAGCCAAAAAATTGGCGTTAAATAGAGTAATAGTGCTAACCCGAGTCCCAGATTTTTTTGAAAAACAGCGTTTTAGCTTTTGTACCAAAGAAAGCTTGCCAGAAAAAGTAATGAAAGATTGTGAGCTTTGTTTACGTAAAGAAAACTGCGATGAAGTCGCAATGGAATATATTTTAAAGCTAAGTAATAAAGCGGAGATCCCGTGTAAATTCGTGGCTTAA
- a CDS encoding argininosuccinate synthase, producing MSSFKKVVLAYSGGLDTSAIVPWLKENYGCEVIAFVADVGQGAEELEGVEAKAIASGASECYVVDLKDEMVSDYIYPTLKTGSIYEGTYLLGTSMARPIIAKAQVEIARKVGADALSHGCTGKGNDQVRFESCFAALAPDLQVIAPWREWDLSSRESLLDYLAERDIPCSASATKIYSRDANAWHISHEGGELEDPWCQPSEKVWTWTNSPEQAPDKAELVTLNVVEGEVVAVNGEQLKPYDCLVKLNDIASPHGVGRVDIVENRLVGMKSRGCYETPGGTVMMAALQAIDELVLDKASRKWKEVLGGEFAHLVYDGRWFTPLKDSILAGAEALSKDATGEVVLKLYKGQVTAVQKQSPHSLYSEAFATFGEDDVYDQSHAEGFIRLFSLSSRIKALAKK from the coding sequence ATGAGTTCATTTAAAAAAGTCGTTTTAGCCTATTCAGGTGGTCTTGATACGTCGGCCATTGTGCCATGGTTAAAAGAAAATTACGGCTGTGAAGTTATTGCCTTTGTGGCCGATGTTGGCCAAGGTGCAGAGGAGCTTGAAGGCGTAGAAGCTAAAGCTATCGCATCGGGTGCTTCTGAGTGTTATGTAGTTGACTTAAAAGACGAAATGGTAAGTGATTACATTTATCCTACGCTTAAAACAGGCTCAATTTACGAAGGTACTTATTTATTAGGTACGTCTATGGCGCGCCCAATTATTGCTAAAGCACAGGTAGAAATTGCGCGTAAAGTAGGTGCAGATGCACTTTCTCATGGTTGTACAGGTAAAGGTAACGACCAAGTACGTTTTGAATCGTGTTTTGCAGCGCTTGCCCCTGATTTACAAGTAATTGCGCCATGGCGTGAATGGGATTTATCAAGCCGTGAGTCATTACTAGATTACTTAGCTGAGCGCGATATTCCATGCTCGGCATCGGCTACAAAAATTTATAGCCGTGATGCAAACGCATGGCATATTTCGCACGAAGGCGGCGAACTTGAAGATCCATGGTGCCAACCAAGTGAAAAAGTGTGGACCTGGACAAACTCTCCAGAGCAAGCGCCAGATAAAGCTGAACTAGTAACACTAAATGTAGTTGAAGGTGAAGTTGTTGCAGTAAATGGTGAGCAGCTTAAACCTTATGATTGTTTAGTTAAATTAAACGATATTGCATCGCCTCATGGTGTTGGTCGTGTTGATATTGTAGAAAACCGATTAGTGGGTATGAAATCGCGCGGTTGTTACGAAACCCCAGGTGGTACTGTAATGATGGCGGCACTGCAAGCCATTGACGAACTAGTGCTTGATAAAGCAAGCCGTAAGTGGAAAGAAGTACTGGGTGGCGAGTTTGCACATTTAGTATATGACGGTCGTTGGTTTACACCACTTAAAGACTCTATTTTAGCTGGTGCTGAAGCGCTTTCTAAAGATGCAACAGGTGAAGTTGTACTTAAGCTATACAAAGGCCAAGTTACCGCAGTGCAAAAACAGTCGCCACACAGCTTATACAGCGAAGCGTTTGCTACCTTTGGTGAAGATGATGTGTACGACCAATCACACGCAGAGGGCTTTATTCGTTTATTCTCGCTATCAAGCAGAATAAAAGCATTAGCTAAAAAGTAA